The following DNA comes from Meiothermus sp..
GGCCTGGCGGGCCCTGCGGCGGGGCGAGGCCAACATGATGACCCTGATCGCCACGGGCATCTTGGTCTCCTACACCTACTCGCTGGGGGCCACTTTCCTCTTCAAGGGCGAGGTGTTCTACGAGGCGGCCGCGATGCTTACCACCTTCAGCCTGGCGGGGCACTGGCTCGAGATGCGCTCGCGCTTCGCCACCGGGCGAGCGGTGGAGGCCCTGCTCAAGCTGGCCCCCGCGACGGCCCGGGTCCGACGCGGGGGGCAAGAAGTAGAGATCCCGCTCGAGGAAGTGGTGGTGGGCGACGAGGTGGTGGTCAAGCCGGGTGAGAAGATCCCGGTGGATGGGGTAGTGGTCTCGGGCCAGAGCTACGTGGACGAATCCATGATCACCGGCGAGCCCATCCCCGTGCTCAAATCCGAGGGGGCCAAAGTCATCGGGGGAACCCTCAACCAAAACGGGGCCTTCACCTTCCGGGCCACCGCCGTGGGGGCCGATACGGCCCTTGCGCGCATCGTGCAGATGGTGCAAAACGCTCAGGCTTCCAAAGCCCCGGCCCAGCGCCTGGCCGACCTGGCCGGGAAGTACCTGGTGTTCATCGCGCTGGGCTCGGGCGTGCTCACCTTCCTCTTCTGGTACTTCCTGGGAGGACAGGGGCTGGTCTTCGCCCTCACCGTGGCGGTCTCGGCGGTGGTGATCGCCTGCCCCGACGCGCTGGCCCTGGCGACGCCGACCGCGATCACCGTGGGGGTGGGGGTGGCGGCCCGGGAGGGCGTACTGTTCAAGAACGCGACCGCGCTCGAGGCCACCGCCGCCATCGACACGGTGGTCTTCGACAAGACCGGCACCCTCACCGAGGGCAAGCCCGCGGTAACCGACCTCGAGCCCATCGCCCCCTTCACCCCCGAAGAGCTGCTGGCCCTCGCTGCCTCCGCCGACCAGCCCTCGCAGCACCCCCTGGCCGAGGCCATCGTGCGGGCGGCCGAGGAGCGTGGCGTGGGCGTGCAACCCCCCGACGCCTTCGATTCTGTCCCCGGGCACGGTGTGGTGGCCCAGGTTAAGGGGCGCAGGGTGCTCATCGGCAACCGGAGGCTCATGGACCGGGAAGGCGTCGAGGTGGGCCAATTGGAAGAACGGGTGTCCCGGCTGGCCGCCGAGGGCAAGACCGCCATGTACGTGGCGGTGGACGGCCAGCCCGCAGGGGTGGTCGCGGTGGCCGACGTGATCCGCGAGTCCGCCCGCAAGGCGGTGCAGGCGCTGCACCGCATGGGTATCCAGACCGTGATGCTCACCGGCGACAACCGCCGCACTGCCGAGGCCGTGGCCCGCCGGCTGGGCATAGACACGGTAATCGCCGAGGTCTTACCCGAGGACAAGGCGGCTAAGGTGAAAGAGCTCCAGGCCCAGGGGCGCAAGGTGGCCATGGTCGGCGACGGGGTCAACGACGCCCCCGCCCTGGCCGAGGCCGACGTAGGCATCGCCATCGGGGCCGGCACCGACGTGGCCGTAGAGACCGCCGACGTGGTGCTGGTAAGGAATGACCCCGCCGATGTCGCCAAGGCCATTCAACTGGCCCGCAAGGTACGCGGCAAGATCAAGCAGAACCTCTTCTGGGCAGCCATCTACAACGTGCTGGCCATCCCCGTCGCGGCGGGCGCGCTCTACAACAGCTACGGTATCCTGTTGCGGCCGGAGTGGGCAGCGCTGCTGATGAGCGCTTCCACCGTGATCGTGACGGTGAACGCGCTGCTGCTGGGGGTGGGGTCGCGGCAGCGCTTTACACGGGCTTAACACAAGTCCCCCACTATCTTGCACGGAGGTAGGGGAGATGATTCGAACAAGTAGTCCAAGAATGGGGCGTAGCTGTAAGTTAGGCGAGGAGATGACACTCGACCGAGCGATGAACAGTGGGCGGTGATCGCGCCGTTGCTGCCACCCCAACCCGCCAAGGGGCGTGGGTTGAGGGCTGTGCAGCCGGGAGCATCTGCCACTACCGGCATGACCGCTGGGCGAGAGAAGGATTATGGGAGCGCCGGTGGCAGCCGATACTGAGTAAGCCGTGGGCGGCGGGGAAGCTGGAGCGCAGCCAGGGGAGCCTGAATGGCAGTCACCTCCAGGTCAAAAGGGGGGCGAGCGGGGCCACCAGGGTAAAGGCTGCACCGCGATGATGGGGGCCGAGGGCAGCGGTGGAGGGGTACCCGGCCAGTACCCACGAGAGCCAAACCGCGCTGGGGGCAAGCCTCCAAGGTGCCTCTGCGTGCCGGCGATGGACAAAGCCTTCGACTCTATGCCCCTGCGCCGCAAGCTCCGGGCCTCGGTTCCCGAAGGCCGGTACAAACATGGCTGCCGCGGCCCTAAACCCACGCTTCACCCGGCCGGCAAAGGGTGTTACCAGGTCGAGGGCCTGCGGGCCTGGATGGACAGCTACCGGGCCCTGGTCGTGCACTACGAGCGCAAAGCTCACAACTCGCCTCGCCACGGTGAGGCGACGGGGATGGAGGGTTTTTGCTGCCATCCTCCTCTGCATCCGCGTCCTGCTCAACTGGTGAGCCTTGTTCTTGGACTGCTTGTTTTCTATCCCGCGCGGATGAGCCCCGGTAGGGACATTTGCTTGGGTACGAATATACCTACTGCTGCTATGACCTACACAGTACTGTGGATTATGAAGGAGAAGGAGGTAGGTATGGCAGCAACAAGAATCAACACTAACGTGCAAATCCCCGAGCCCAACATCACGAAGTTCCTCTTCGCGGATGCGCGGCTCTCGCCCATCTGGCTCGTCCTGAGGATTTACCTAGGCTGGCAGTGGCTCGAGGCGGGCTGGGGCAAGCTCACCAACCCGGCTGGGGTTTGGGTCGGGGATAAGGCAGGGGCGGCAGTGGGTGGCTTCCTCGAGCGGGCTCTAAGCAAGACCACCGGTGAGCACCCCGACGTAACGGGCTGGTACGCTTGGTTCATCCAGAACGTGGCCCTGCCCAACAAGGTGCTCTTCAGCTATCTGGTCACCTTCGGCGAGATCCTGGTGGGCATCGCGCTCATCGTCGGGCTCTTCACCGGCTTCGCAGCCTTCTTCGCCGGCCTGATGAACGCGGCCTTCCTGCTGGCGGGCACCGTGAGCTCGAACCCCTGGATGTTCATCGTAGCCACCTGGCTCGTCCTCGCCTGGCGCACCGCGGGCTATCTGGGCCTCGACTACTTCGTCCTGCCCCGGCTGGGCGTGATCTTCAGGAGAAAGGCGGAGGCAACGTCGTAGGAGCTTAGCAGGCTCTCCCTCCTAACCCCACGGTGATTCCGTGGGGTTTTTGCTGGTGGGGGTCGTACGTCGTACGCAAGACGCCAGACGCTTTGTCACTCCCTTTAACAAGGGGGCAACCACGAGCCACAGGCTGACGGTTGACGGCTGAAAGCGCTTCACTTACCGCTTGCTTCCCGGGCTCAACACCGTCAGCGCTGCCCCGGAGTAGAAGTGCTCGAGGATCTCCCGGTGGGCCTTGCCGGCCTTGGCGAGGCCGAGGGCGCTGTACTGGCTCATGTCGACGCCGTAGACGTAGCCGCCACCCCAAAAGGTCAGGCGTTGGAGGTTGTTCCCCTCGCGCTCTTCTTCCCAGGCGAAGGCGGCGCTGGGGAGGACGGGGAAGTTGGGGCTCAGCACGCCGTTGAAGCGCTCGAGCATGACGTCGGGGTCGCCGGTGTAGCGCTTGTCGGGGCGGATAAGGTTGCGCACGTTGGACTCGCGGCCCACCCAGCAGCGGCCGGTGCTGGTGCGGACCTCGAGTTCGGTGATGAAGCCGCCGCGGGTGCGCTTGAGTACCTTCAGGCCCTGCAGGGTGCCCAGCTCGAACTCGGGGCGGTCGGGGGCCCTCGACGGTGCACACGAACTCCGGCGAGACCCGGCGCAGGGCGGGGAGGGTGCGGGGCCTGCCCTTTGCCGTGGGGGTGCTCAAGCAAGGGGGGAGGTTTTACGGAACGAACCGGGAGGGATGGTGGGGCGTGGGGATGAGGGAGGTTTACCGGTTGCGGCAAGCGATGGAGGAGATTTTCCGGGGTGGACGGGGCATGGGCACTGGCCCATCTGGCCTTGGGGTTGGTGGCCTATGGGCTCATCGAGCGTCGGCGGAAGCAGCTGAAGTTGAGTTTCTACCAATGCCGACGGCGACTGATCGCAGGTAAGCTGAGCCTTGATTTGACCCCTCTGTTATCGGGGCAGGTGGAGGCCGCGTAAGTCCAGTTTCAATACAGTTGCTACGCTGTAGGGGAGGTTAGGTGGGGTTGCCGACCTGCACCTTCACGCAGCCTGCTGATGCAGGGCCTGGCCGTATACCCTCCCCCACCCTCCCTACGTGGTAGGGAGGGGGCCCGGAGACCATCCCACATGGAAAAAATGGAGGTGTATAGGTGTTTATACAACGGTGTACTAATGTATGGTGAAAGGTGGTGTTACATCCTTGAAAAACCTTTGGGGTCGTTTGTCCTACTTTTCTGGTAAACCCCAATCGGTACAATGGCTTCATGGACGTTTTGAGCCGCGCTGCAGCAGGCGAACGACTTTCGGCCGACGAACTACGCGAACTCTACGAGCTTCCCTTGCCCGAGGTAGCCGCCGTCGCCCACGAACTTCGGCTCAAACGCGGCAACCCCCAGGTAGTCACCTACCTGATTGACCGCAACATCAACTACACCAACATCTGCAATGTGGCCTGTAACTTTTGCGCTTTTTATCGCACCAAGCGGCAGGGCGACGCCTACGTGCTTTCCTTCGAGGAAATCGGGCGCAAGATAGAAGAGCTCATGCAAATTGGGGGAAGGCGCATTTTGATGCAAGGAGGCGTGAACCCCGACCTGCCATTCGAGTGGTATCTCGACCTGCTCCGCTACCTCAAGCAACACTACCCCGAGGTGCGCATTGACGCTTTTAGCCCCGAGGAAATCCTGGGGCTGGAAAAAATTACCGGACGCGACTGCCGGGAATTGCTAATCGAGCTGAAGGAGGCCGGCCTGGACGGCCTGCCGGGCGCCGGCGGTGAGATTCTGGTAGATGAGGTGCGGGCCAAGGCCGCCCCGGCCCGCATCAAGAGCAGCGACTGGTTTCGCATCCTGGATACCGCCCAGAGCCTGGGCCTGTACACCATAGCCACCATGGTGATTGGCTTTGGTGAGACCTACCAAGAGCGCATTGCCCACCTGCTCCAGATTCGTGAGCAGCAGGAAAAAGCCCTGC
Coding sequences within:
- a CDS encoding copper-translocating P-type ATPase gives rise to the protein MEHRAHQTTAVLEVALRNCHDGSEYADLERQFARLEGVQQVHLDRTRGVAHLAYDPAVTSAQRLEAEIEQRGYACDCADCAPSEAQPGHPSVGSEGHDHAHHGHAARPAPAPAHDHAAVRHQEHAGHEGHDEHAGHGAAMVNDMLRRFVVSLLLTLPVVIFSPIGGALGFPDMPPFGLSMGLWGFLLATPVVWWGGWPFISAAWRALRRGEANMMTLIATGILVSYTYSLGATFLFKGEVFYEAAAMLTTFSLAGHWLEMRSRFATGRAVEALLKLAPATARVRRGGQEVEIPLEEVVVGDEVVVKPGEKIPVDGVVVSGQSYVDESMITGEPIPVLKSEGAKVIGGTLNQNGAFTFRATAVGADTALARIVQMVQNAQASKAPAQRLADLAGKYLVFIALGSGVLTFLFWYFLGGQGLVFALTVAVSAVVIACPDALALATPTAITVGVGVAAREGVLFKNATALEATAAIDTVVFDKTGTLTEGKPAVTDLEPIAPFTPEELLALAASADQPSQHPLAEAIVRAAEERGVGVQPPDAFDSVPGHGVVAQVKGRRVLIGNRRLMDREGVEVGQLEERVSRLAAEGKTAMYVAVDGQPAGVVAVADVIRESARKAVQALHRMGIQTVMLTGDNRRTAEAVARRLGIDTVIAEVLPEDKAAKVKELQAQGRKVAMVGDGVNDAPALAEADVGIAIGAGTDVAVETADVVLVRNDPADVAKAIQLARKVRGKIKQNLFWAAIYNVLAIPVAAGALYNSYGILLRPEWAALLMSASTVIVTVNALLLGVGSRQRFTRA
- a CDS encoding TQO small subunit DoxD, which produces MAATRINTNVQIPEPNITKFLFADARLSPIWLVLRIYLGWQWLEAGWGKLTNPAGVWVGDKAGAAVGGFLERALSKTTGEHPDVTGWYAWFIQNVALPNKVLFSYLVTFGEILVGIALIVGLFTGFAAFFAGLMNAAFLLAGTVSSNPWMFIVATWLVLAWRTAGYLGLDYFVLPRLGVIFRRKAEATS
- the mqnC gene encoding cyclic dehypoxanthinyl futalosine synthase; the encoded protein is MDVLSRAAAGERLSADELRELYELPLPEVAAVAHELRLKRGNPQVVTYLIDRNINYTNICNVACNFCAFYRTKRQGDAYVLSFEEIGRKIEELMQIGGRRILMQGGVNPDLPFEWYLDLLRYLKQHYPEVRIDAFSPEEILGLEKITGRDCRELLIELKEAGLDGLPGAGGEILVDEVRAKAAPARIKSSDWFRILDTAQSLGLYTIATMVIGFGETYQERIAHLLQIREQQEKALREYGHGFAAFAMWTLQTEHTRLKGKAPGATAHEYLQQLAVARIALDNIPNLQASWPSMGFKVAQAALYYGANDFGSTMLEENVVSAAGGHNRTHATVRQIVRHIADAGFTPAERDPFYNIKQYPDVQAILSEKPAVALPLA